The Aquipuribacter sp. SD81 DNA segment GGGAGGACCTCCGCGGCCGTTCTCACCTGAACGAGTCGAGGTAGGCGGGCAGCAGGGCACGGGCGGCGTCCACCTCACGTGGTTCGAGACTTCCCAGGCCGTCTGCGACAGCAAGGAGCTCGGGCACGTACCTGCTGACCTCGGTGGGCTTCCAGAACTGCTCGCGCAGCTCGACCTCGAACACGTGCGCGGTGCCCTGATCACGACGAGGAACGAGCTGAGCGTGCCGCCGCAGCTCGTGCCAGGGCGGATGACCGAAGACGACGGTTCTCGCCGGCAGCAGGTCGGCTCCGTAGTGGCGCAGCGCCGCTCCGCCGCTGAGAAGCCCTCCGTCGAGCGGCGCATCCTCCTTCCACCACCACTCGGGTGGCGGGCCGGAGAAGACCGAGCGCTGCAGGCGCGGTTGCAGCACGAGTCGGTAGCCGTCGATCCAGTCCTCCACCATGCGGGGGACGTCCACGAGGGCTCGCGTGGGAGATGCGGTGACGAAGCCGGCGCGTGTGAGGCCGGCCATGGCGTTGACCACGCTGCCCTTGGAGACGCCGGCTCGCTGGGAGAGCTGCTCGTACGGCACGTGCAGAGCGTCCGGGTCGACCAGGAGAGTGAAGGCCACACGGAGCCCGGACTTGGTAGCCATGGGCAGGTCGTTGCCCGCCGTCGCGCCGCCAGGCGGTTTGCGGCCCTCCACCTGCACGAGCAGTCCGGGTAGCCGTAGGTGGGCGTTGCCCCCGCTGTCGAGGTACTGGATGCCGGCGGCCCGGTACCTCTCACCCGTCGCCCGGCTCACGTGATGCACCCCGAGCACCAGTGGGCCGAGATGCTGATGTCGGTTCCGCCAACGCTCGAGCTCGGCTGGCCCCATCGGGTTGGTCGAGGTGCGCGCCAAAAGCGGGAGCCGTCGTTCGCCGTCCACCACGGGGACGACGACATACAAGTCCACGTCCGACTCGTGCGCCTCCTCGACCGTGAGTCCGAGCGCCTCGACCGCTGATGCCAGCCGCTCGGTCAGATTTTGCACATGGTCAACGATAGTGGCCGACTGGTCCAAGTGACCCGTCCTCGACCGACCAGGCGTGCGCCGGCGATCGCTGCGTCCGGCTGCGGCAGGCGGCGTGCTCGGTGCGTGGCTCGCCCAGCAGGCGCCTCCGGCCGTGGCAGGCCTGACGGTCGCGATCCTCTGCGAGGGAGGTGATGACCACGACCGTGGGACCTGCCGACCCCGCAATAGCTGCTGACCGGGGTGAGGCGGGCGCCGTTGATGTCGAGGTCTACCCATGTCTGCACGCGCTGCTAGACACTCGTAGAGAAGGCACGACACGCCGATGGCCTTCTCTACGGAGTTCTGCGACGACGGCTAGACGGGCGCATACCGTCCTCGCATGGACCCCGTCCGCAACCCCTACGCGCCCGGCGCGGGCCAGCGCCCGCCCGAGCTCGCCGGCCGCGACAGCG contains these protein-coding regions:
- a CDS encoding type IV toxin-antitoxin system AbiEi family antitoxin, which produces MQNLTERLASAVEALGLTVEEAHESDVDLYVVVPVVDGERRLPLLARTSTNPMGPAELERWRNRHQHLGPLVLGVHHVSRATGERYRAAGIQYLDSGGNAHLRLPGLLVQVEGRKPPGGATAGNDLPMATKSGLRVAFTLLVDPDALHVPYEQLSQRAGVSKGSVVNAMAGLTRAGFVTASPTRALVDVPRMVEDWIDGYRLVLQPRLQRSVFSGPPPEWWWKEDAPLDGGLLSGGAALRHYGADLLPARTVVFGHPPWHELRRHAQLVPRRDQGTAHVFEVELREQFWKPTEVSRYVPELLAVADGLGSLEPREVDAARALLPAYLDSFR